From the genome of Vicia villosa cultivar HV-30 ecotype Madison, WI linkage group LG2, Vvil1.0, whole genome shotgun sequence, one region includes:
- the LOC131647558 gene encoding nodulin-26-like — protein sequence MGDNSDSNRNLDVVLNVSNDATKKCDESSIEDYVPLLQKLVAEVVGTFFLIFVGCGSVVVNLNNDNVVTLPGIAIVWGLAVVVLVYSLGHISGAHFNPAVTIAHASTKRFPLMQVPSYIIAQLIGSILASGALKIIFSDKENHFVGTLPAGSNLQAFVVEFIITFYLMFIISGVATDNRAIGELAGLAVGSTIIICVLFAGPITGASMNPARSLGPAIVHHEYRGIWIYLVSPTLGALAGTHAYAFIRFTSKPVRELTKSSSFLKGSGSK from the exons ATGGGTGATAATTCAGATAGTAATAGAAACCTTGATGTGGTTTTAAATGTAAGCAACGATGCCACGAAAAAGTGTGACGAGTCAAGCATTGAAGattatgtacctcttttgcaAAAG TTGGTGGCAGAGGTAGTGGGAACATTCTTCTTAATATTTGTTGGATGTGGCTCTGTAGTTGTGAACCTTAACAATGATAATGTAGTGACACTCCCTGGAATTGCAATTGTTTGGGGACTTGCAGTTGTGGTATTGGTATATTCTCTTGGTCATATCTCTGGTGCTCATTTCAATCCTGCAGTCACCATTGCTCATGCCTCCACCAAAAGATTTCCACTGATGCAG GTACCATCATATATAATTGCTCAACTCATTGGATCAATACTTGCAAGTGGAGCTCTCAAAATTATATTCAGTGACAAAGAAAATCATTTTGTGGGAACACTTCCCGCTGGTTCTAATCTCCAAGCTTTTGTGGTTGAGTTTATAATCACTTTCTACCTTATGTTCATCATTTCTGGAGTTGCCACCGATAATAGAGCG aTCGGTGAATTGGCAGGACTTGCAGTTGGATCTACAATTATTATATGTGTGTTATTTGCCGG ACCAATCACGGGAGCATCAATGAATCCAGCGAGAAGTTTAGGGCCAGCTATTGTACACCACGAATATAGAGGAATATGGATATATTTGGTGTCACCTACTCTAGGAGCATTGGCTGGTACGCATGCATATGCTTTCATTAGATTCACAAGCAAACCAGTGCGTGAGCTCACCAAGAGTAGTTCATTCCTTAAAGGTTCGGGAAGCAAGTGA
- the LOC131647559 gene encoding large ribosomal subunit protein eL36x-like, which yields MAPKQPSTGLFVGLNKGHIVTKKELAPRPSSRKGKTSKRVHFVRNLIREVAGFAPYEKRITELLKVGKDKRALKVAKRKLGTHKRAKKKREEMSNVLRKMRAGGAGDKKK from the exons ATGGCTCCGAAGCAGCCAAGCACTGGTCTTTTCGTTGGATTGAACAAGGGTCATATTGTTACCAAGAAGGAGTTGGCTCCACGACCCTCCAGTCGTAAAGGG AAAACAAGCAAGCGTGTGCACTTTGTAAGGAACCTAATCCGCGAGGTTGCTGGCTTTGCACCTTATGAAAAGCGCATCACTGAATTGCTGAAGGTTGGAAAGGATAAGAGGGCACTGAAAGTTGCCAAGAGAAAGCTTGGAACCCACAAGCGTGCAAAGAAGAAGCGTGAGGAGATGTCCAACGTTCTCCGCAAGATGAG GGCTGGTGGAGCAGGTGACAAGAAGAAATAA